From the Candidatus Nomurabacteria bacterium genome, one window contains:
- a CDS encoding HU family DNA-binding protein, with translation MNKQALVEWVHGKVGGTKVQAEEIVDGLIDAIIGTLKKGGEVSIAGLGIFSVKDRAARMARNPKTGEQVKVAATKVPKFRAAKAFKDAVK, from the coding sequence ATGAATAAACAAGCATTGGTTGAATGGGTTCATGGAAAAGTTGGCGGCACAAAAGTGCAGGCTGAAGAAATCGTAGACGGATTGATTGACGCAATCATCGGTACTTTGAAAAAAGGAGGTGAAGTTTCAATCGCAGGTCTAGGAATCTTTTCTGTAAAAGATCGTGCAGCTCGTATGGCTCGCAACCCAAAGACAGGTGAGCAAGTAAAAGTTGCTGCTACAAAAGTTCCAAAGTTTCGTGCAGCAAAAGCGTTCAAGGACGCAGTTAAATAA
- a CDS encoding winged helix-turn-helix transcriptional regulator, with translation MKQLSQEFKSSLRKAGLDRTQVEVFSSLLGAGLLSIQDLAKSVGLPRSSVHLATEELIERGVVLVHKQGKRRLFYIDTPERIRSLVEFDQNILNERKSILEQTLPELNAIFATEKGEEPIVVEELHGEDGFVKTFYSSLEGKHSEVLRLGGDPEKFTVARDRLADYRKLRMKKGIKSMILMPDSPMTDSEKLDAIGKGREVRSLPREIYNPEVQASIFGDTACFTVWDSGLHSITIKNSKIASLLKSLYKIAWEQAK, from the coding sequence ATGAAACAATTATCTCAAGAATTTAAATCTTCTCTTCGTAAAGCGGGTTTAGACAGGACACAAGTTGAAGTGTTCTCTAGCTTACTTGGTGCAGGACTTCTGTCTATTCAAGATCTCGCAAAATCAGTCGGTCTTCCTCGTTCAAGTGTCCACCTAGCAACCGAAGAACTTATTGAACGTGGAGTTGTCTTAGTGCACAAGCAAGGCAAACGAAGACTTTTTTATATAGACACCCCAGAAAGGATTAGATCTCTTGTTGAGTTTGATCAAAATATTCTAAATGAAAGAAAAAGTATCTTAGAACAAACACTTCCAGAACTAAATGCTATTTTTGCTACAGAAAAAGGCGAAGAACCTATAGTGGTCGAAGAACTTCATGGAGAAGACGGATTTGTGAAAACTTTTTATTCTTCTCTAGAAGGAAAACATAGCGAAGTGTTACGACTAGGTGGAGATCCGGAGAAATTTACTGTTGCTCGTGACAGATTGGCTGATTACCGTAAATTACGTATGAAAAAAGGTATAAAATCCATGATTTTGATGCCAGATTCTCCTATGACAGACAGTGAAAAATTGGACGCAATCGGCAAAGGACGAGAAGTTCGCTCTCTTCCAAGGGAAATATATAACCCAGAAGTTCAAGCATCTATATTTGGAGATACTGCTTGTTTTACTGTTTGGGATAGTGGACTGCATTCAATAACTATCAAAAACAGTAAGATAGCTTCGCTTCTAAAATCTTTGTATAAAATTGCTTGGGAGCAGGCAAAGTAG